A stretch of DNA from Bacillus alveayuensis:
ATTGTTGGGGGAGATGCGGTAGGAATGTCTACCGTACCAGAAGTTATTGTGGCAAAACATTCCGGTTTAAAAGTTTTAGGAATTTCATGCATTTCGAACATGGCGGCAGGAATTTTAGATCAGCCTCTAACACATGATGAAGTGATTGAAACAACGGAAAAGGTTAAGTCTAACTTTTTAAATCTTGTTAAAACGATTATCGAAAAAATGTAGAAAAAGGTGATTAAAATGAGAATGGTAGACCTTATTGAAAAAAAGCGCGACGGGAAAGAACTGACAAAAGAAGAAATTCAATTTATTATTAAAGGTTATACAAACGGGGAAATTCCGGACTATCAAATGAGCGCATTCGCCATGGCGATATATTTTCAAGGCATGACCGAAGCAGAACGTGCCGAATTAACGATGGCAATGGTTCATTCAGGAGAAACGATTGATTTAAGTGCAATCGAAGGAATCAAAGTGGACAAACACTCAACGGGAGGAGTTGGAGATACAACAACATTAGTTCTCGGCCCTCTCGTAGCATCTGTTGGTGTACCAGTAGCGAAAATGAGCGGGCGTGGTCTCGGACATACTGGTGGAACAATTGACAAACTAGAATCTATACCAGGTTTTCACGTAGAAATCGATAAAGATGAATTTATTAGGCTCGTTAATGAAAACAAAATTGCTGTCATTGGACAAACTGGCAACTTAACTCCTGCTGATAAAAAGCTATATGCATTGCGCGATGTAACTGGAACAGTCAATAGCATTCCATTAATTGCAAGTTCCATTATGAGTAAAAAAATTGCGGCTGGTGCAGATGCTATTGTATTGGATGTAAAAACAGGTGCTGGTGCCTTTATGAAAAAGCTTGTAGACTCAAAGGAGCTAGCGAATGCAATGGTGAAGATCGGAAATGCTGTCGGCCGAAAGACAATGGCTGTCATATCGGATATGAGCCAGCCATTAGGGCGTGCGATCGGTAATGCATTAGAGGTTCAAGAAGCAATCGATACATTAAAAGGAGAAGGTCCTGAAGATTTACAAGAGCTTTGTTTAACATTAGGAAGCTACATGGTGTATTTAGCGAAAAAAGCGAATAGCTTAGAAGAGGCGAGAGAAAATTTAGAAAAATCGATTCAAAGCGGGAAAGCGCTTGAAGCGTTTAAAACATTTATTCAAGCACAAGGCGGAGATCCGTCTGTTGTGGATGATCCAATGAAATTACCGCAGGCAAAATATACGTTTGAGCTTGAAGCAAAAGAAGATGGCTATGTAGCAGAAATTGTTGCCGATAGTGTTGGAACGGCCGCTATGTGGCTAGGTGCTGGAAGAGCAACTAAAGAGTCAACGATTGATTTAGCTGTCGGCTTAGTATTAAACAAAAAAATAGGAGACGAAGTGAAAAAAGGCGAATCGCTTGTAACGATTTACAGTAATCAAGAAGACATTGAAGAAGTCAAGCAAAAGCTTTATGAAAGCATCGCAATTTCAAAAGAAAAAGTTGAAAGACCAACTCTTATTTATGAAACGATAACAGAATAATCCCAAGCTGCAAGAATCGGGAAATATACCCGGTTCTTTTTTTGGATCTTTTCTAAAAGATTGTTGCCTTACTATACGATAGCATTTTAACTGCCAGGAAAGCGGTACGCTTGCTATGTCAAGGTATGGAAAGCAACAATGTTTACGAAAACAGCTTTTTTTATCGTCACCTTTTTCCATTCCATGTTAGAAAAAGTTTTTATAGATCCATTGTATGAAATGTGAAGAAAATGGAAAAAATGGGATCATAAAGAATGGAGGGTGTGGAGATGAAGCGACTACTGGTGATGATATCAGCCATTTGTATGATGTTTACAGTTGTCATAAACGTACATGCAGAGGAAACAAATGTGCAGCTTGTTAAAGATGTCAAATCCGCTGTTTTAATGGAAAGAGATACAGGGCAAATTTTGTATGCCCATCATGCAGATGAAAAACTTCCTCCTGCAAGTATGACAAAAATTATGACACTCCTTTTAATTATGGAAGCGCTTGATAAAGGAACAATTAAACTTGATGAAAAAGTTCGTGCAAGTGAACATGCAGCCTCTATGGGTGGTTCGCAAATATTTTTAGAAGCAGGGGAAGAAATGACGGTAGAAGATCTAATAAAAGGAATCGCGATCGCCTCTGGAAACGATGCATCTGTTGCGATGGCTGAACGAATAGCTGGATCAGAAGAAGGATTTGTCAAGATGATGAATAAAAAAGCAAAAGAGCTTGGCTTGAAAAATACGCATTTTAAAAATCCGACAGGACTTCCTGAAGAAGGTCATTACAGTTCAGCACGTGACATGGCCATCATGGCGAAAGAGCTTCTTAAATATGAAGATATTACAAAGTATACAGGAAAATATGAAGATTATTTAAGAGAAAATACGGATAAAAAATTTTGGCTTGTGAACACAAATCGTCTCGTGAAGTTTTATCCCGGTGTTGATGGAGTGAAAACCGGCTACACGAACGAAGCGAAATACTGTTTAACCGCAACAGCAAAAAAGGGAAATATGCGTGTTATTGCAGTCGTGTTTGGAGCTCAAACTCCTAAACACCGCAATAGCCAAGTGACGAAAATGCTTGATTACGCCTTTAGTCAATATGAAATACATTCATTATATAAACGAAATGAAAAAGTGGCTCCGGTTGAATTAAGTAAAGGCCGAGATCAAAAAGTTCATTTAATTACTTCAAAACCAATTTCCATATTAACGAAAAAAGGGGAAAGCATTGATGATATGAAACAAGAAATCGTTTTTAAAGAACAGGTGATCGCACCAATTAAAGAAGGTGAAGAGCTCGGAATGCTCGTGTTGAAAAAAGGAGAAAAAGTGATGGATGAGTATCCGCTTGTTGCGGAAAAAGATGTGGAAATGGCGAGCTGGTGGACACTATTTAAGCGTATACTAGGAGACTTCACGAAAGCTGGGTAAATTTAGCGAATGAACACTAGTTTTGTCATAAAGCAGGAATTCCCCTTCGTCTTCACGAAAGACTCATTATCCTTACAGTTTTGAAGGAGGAATACAGTATGAGTCTTGTGATAGACATGGAAGTGAAGAAAAAGGTGCTATGTATCCGCTTAGCAGGTGAACTAGACCATCATACGGCGGAGGAATTACGACAAAAAGTCAATGACATCGTAGAAAAACGCCAAATTGAACATATGGTGTTTAATTTGCAAGATTTATCCTTTATGGATAGCTCAGGATTAGGTGTTATTTTAGGCCGATATAAACAAATTAAAAACAGCGGAGGAGAAATGGTTGTTTGCTCAGTATCCCCTCCGATTAGAAGACTGTTTGATATGTCAGGGCTTTTTAAAATTATTCGCTTGGCAGATTCAGAAGGAAAAGCGCTAGAAACATTGGGGGTGGCATCATGAAAAACGTCATGAACCTCCAATTTTCAGCGTTAAGTCAAAATGAATCGTTTGCTCGGGTTACGGTCGCTGCATTCATTGCTCAGTTAGATCCGACAATGGATGAATTAACGGAAATAAAAACAGTCGTATCAGAAGCGGTTACGAATGCGATTATACATGGTTATGAGCATAATCCAGATGGTATCGTCTATATATCCTGTACGCTAGAAGAACATATTGTTCACATTACGATTCGAGATGAAGGCAAAGGAATTGAAAATATTGAGAAAGCAAGGCAGCCTCTCTTTACAACCAAGCCTGAATTAGAGCGTTCAGGAATGGGCTTTACTATTATGGAAAATTTTATGGATGATATACAAGTAGAGTCGACTGTAGGGAAAGGAACAACTGTAAGATTGACAAAACATTTATCAAAAAGTAAAGCTTTATGTAATTAAGGAGACTCGTTATGGATGTGGAGGTCAAAAACGAATTTTCTAATGGACCGTTGAAGGATCATGAGGTTAAGGAATTAATTGAAAGAAGTCAGCAAGGTGAGCAAGAAGCACGTGATTTGCTTATTCAAAAAAATATGCGTCTTGTTTGGTCTGTTGTACAGCGCTTTTTAAATCGAGGCTATGAGCCAGAAGATTTATTTCAAATTGGCTGTATCGGACTATTAAAATCTGTTGATAAATTTGATTTATCATTTGATGTCAAATTTTCAACATATGCCGTACCAATGATTATCGGCGAAATTCAGCGATTCATTCGTGATGATGGAACCGTAAAGGTCAGCCGTTCATTAAAAGAATTAGGTAATAAAATTCGACGTGCTAGAGAAGAATTGTCGAAAACACTTGGAAAGGTGCCTACCGTTCAGGAAATTGCTGACTACTTAGACATTCCACCAGAAGATGTTGTGCTTGCACAAGAAGCGATTCGTGCACCTTCTTCCATCCATGAGACCGTTTATGAGAACGATGGAGATCCTATTACCCTTTTGGATCAAATTGCTGATCATCATGAGCAGCAATGGTTTGATAAAATTGCTTTAAAGGATGCTATAGAGGAATTAGATGAAAGAGAAAAATTAATTGTTTATTTGCGCTATTTTAAGGACCAAACGCAATCAGAAGTAGCTGAAAGACTTGGAATTTCACAAGTTCAAGTATCAAGACTAGAAAAAAAAATATTAAAACAAATGAAAGACCGAATGAGCACATAATGCTTTTTCGGTTTTTTCTTTTTAGTAATAAATGGATTAATGGGCTGCTGCATGTTGCCTAATCATCTAATCCATACTACATATTACAAAAGAATTTTTAGGTAGGATGTGAGGTGTAATGAACGTTACGGTCTATTTACGCCTAAGGCATCGGATTCAAGTAAAGCCAAATGAAAAAATTACGATCAATAAATTAGCTACCGTCATTGGGGATCCACAGTTAAAAGAGCAAATTGAAAACCTTGAGATTCACCAAGTTCAAAAGCATGATAAATCAATTATTGTCATTGATGCCATTCAAATCATTCAAAAAATATATACATTGAATGACGAAATCGAAATTCAAACATTAGGTCCGACTCAAACGGTTGTAGAAGTCGTGTATAAGAAAAAAGACGTTTCAAAAGTTTTATTAGTTCTCGTTTGGCTTTTACTTTTCGTTGGTTCAGGTATGGCCATTATGAATTTCCATGAAGATGTAAGTATGCAGAAAGTTCATATTCGTTTATACAAAATCATAACGGGGGAAGTAAACAAAAAACCACTTCTCTTTCAAATTCCATATTCAATTGGACTCGGACTAGGAATGATTTTATTTTTTAATCATGCTTTTCGTAAACGCATTAATGAGGAGCCAAGTCCGCTTGAAATCGAAGTTTTTAATTACCAAATGGATCTCGACAAATATGTTTCGATGAATGAAAACAAGGAAAGTATGGAAAAAATCGATGAACATTAACATTTTGTTTATTATGTTCATCGGCTTTTCAGGTGGATTGGCTGTCGGTGCGGGATTTGTTGCTTTTTTAACCATACTTGGAATTATTCCACGGCTGATGCAGTTAACGAAAACTCTGTCATTCATACGGTTTTATGAGTGTGGAGTACTATTAGGTGCATTAGTCGGCTGCTGGTTCAGTTTAAGTGATGTTCATTTTTCCATGTCCGCTTTTTGGCTCATGCCAATGGGTTTATTAGATGGCATATTTATTGGGATGCTTGCAGCTGCGTTAACCGAAGTACTAAATGTCATTCCGATTTTAGCTAAAAGGGTTGGAATGGAAAGAAATATTATCATCCTTTTAATGGCCATTGTGTTTGGAAAAATTGTTGGCTCTTTATTTCATTGGCTTTATTTTATCGATCATTAAAAAGGAGTGGAAATATATGAAATTAAAAGATGATTACGCCAATCAAATTAAAAAGTTCCACCCAAAAACAAATTATATGAAAAATTGTTTGAAGGCCTTTTTGATAGGCGGATCGATCTGTTTATTTGGTCAAATGATCGAAAATATTTATATTCAAGTGTTTTCGTTAGAAAAAGAAGTAGCAGGCAGTGTCATGATGGCGACGTTAATATTATTTTCATCTATTTTAACGGGGATTGGGGTTTACGATAAAATTGGCCAATTTGCTGGGGCAGGATCTATTTTAACGGTTGCAGGCTTTGCTAATTCGATGACAAGTGCAGCTCTTGAGCATAAAAGCGAAGGATTTGTACTTGGTGTGGCCGCAAATATGTTTAAAATAGCGGGAAGTTCGATCGTTTTTGGCATTGTTTTTGCTTACGTAGTCGGCTTTATTCGTTTTGTTTTCACCATACCATGATCACCCGAAAGGATGTGATGGAATTGGGGTTATTCGGAAAACAAACATGGATCTTTCATAATCGCTTGTATGTAAATGGAAGTGGAACAGCTGTTGGACCGAAAGAAGCGGAAGGACCATTAGGGGACAAATTTGATGTTCGTCATGATGATCTTTATTGCGGAGAAGAAAATTGGGAGCTTGCGGAAAGGCGATTAATGGTACAAGCCATTGACTATTGTTTAAAAAAAGCGAATACCGATGCGAAAGAAGTTGATTTTTTTATTGCAGGTGATTTGTTAAACCAAAATGTTACGAGCAACTACGTTGCAAGACATTTAAATATCCCGACATTATGTATGTTTGGGGCATGCTCCACTTCGATGGCAACGATCGCGATCTCCTCACTTTTAGTTGATTCTGGATTTGCTAGAAAGGTTCTCGCTGCAACGAGCAGTCATTTTGCCACTGCTGAACGACAATTTCGTGATCCATTACAATTTGGAAAACAAAAGCCGAACACTGCAACTACGACGGTAACGGGGGCTGGAGCTGTTCTCATTGGCAAAGAATATGGAGATATTGCGATCACATCTGCTACGATCGGCCGAGTTGTAGACTTTGGAATTAAAAATGCGTTCGATATGGGTTCAGCAATGGCTCCAGCTGCTGCAGACACGATTAAGCGTCATTTATACGATTTAAAGCGTTCTCCTTCTGACTATGACTTAATTGTAACTGGTGATTTATCAAAAATCGGAAGTCCCATCTTAAAACAATTGCTAAAGGAAGAAAATATACTCATTGATGATCAACACGATGATTGCGGGTTAATGATTTTTCATGACGATCAGCAAGTATTTGCTGGCGGGAGCGGCTGTGGCTGCTCTGCTGTTGTCACATACAGCCATATTTTTGATTTATTAAAACGAGGTGAATTAAAGCGTGTTTTGGTCGTAGCAACTGGTGCTCTGCTAAGTCCTATCATGATGCAACAAAATGAATCGATTCCGACGATCGCTCATGGAGTTGTTTTTGAACGAACGTCTAGGAGTGTGAAAAGCTAATGGAATATGTTATTGCTTTTATTTCCGGTGGACTCATATGTCTAGTTGGTCAAATATTTATTGATATCTTTAAACAAACTCCCGTTCATGTCACGAGTTTGTTTGTCGTTATCGGGGTCATTCTTGAAGGACTTGGAGTTTATGAACATTTTATTCATTGGGCTGGAGCTGGTGCAACAGTTCCTATTACAGGCTTTGGGTATTCGTTATTCTATGGAGTCATACAAGAAGCAAATGGGGTCAGCGGAATAGGAATTGGTGCATTTGATTGGCTCCTACAAACGATCCTTTTCGCTTTTATGACAGCTGTTATTTTTAAACCGAAAGGATAGAATCGTCATGCAAGGAAGAAGAAAGGTTATTATGGTAACAGATGGAGATGAGTATGCCTTAAAAGTGATCGAATATGTTGCCAAAAAAATTGGTGGAAGATGTATCTCAAGATCGCAAGGGAATCCGACAACTCTAAGTGGTGAAGAGATGGTGAAGTATATTTTAAGCACCCCCTATGATCCTGTATTTGTATTATTTGATGATTGTGGTTTTCAAGGGGAAGGAATGGGAGAACAAGCTTTAAAATATGTTGCCAGCCATCCTCAAATAAAAGTGATAGGAGTGATTGCTGTTGCATCAAAATCAAAGCATAAAGAGTGGTCAAAGATTGATATTAGCATTGATCGAGATGGGAAACTGACAAACTTCGGAGTTGATAAAGATGGTATTCCTGACATTGAGGGAGGAAGAATAAATGGGGATACAGTATATTGTTTGGATCAATTATCTGTTCCCATTGTTGTGGGCATTGGTGATATTGGAAAAATGAATCGAAGAGATTGTATAGAAAAAGGTGCTCCGATAACGATGAAAGCTGTTGAGATCATTTTAGAAAGGAGTGGATACGATGGGAGACAATAAAACACCGATATCTCCGAACCTTCCGGAAAATGAAAGCTTTTTTAAAAAGCATATTGGTTTAGGAGAAAGCTTCGACTTAGGGGTAAGAAAATTTAAGATCATTCAAAAGCAGCTTCATTTATATTATGTCAATGGTTTATGCGATACTCAATATATTATCGATCTTTTAAGACAATTAACGGAAATAAATGATCATGAAAAAGAGAGCTCAAAAGTAAAAGAAATTATCGAAAACAGGCTCATACATCAGCAAGTAAGTGAAATTAAAACATTAGATGAAGCCGTAGACCAATTGTTGTCAGGGCTAATCGTCATAATCATAGAAGGGTATGACTTTGGTTTTGTTGTGGATGTGAGAAGCTATCCTGGCAGACAACCGGAAGAGCCAGACACAGAAAAAGTAGTGCGTGGTGCACGGGATGGATTTGTGGAAAATATTATTGTCAATACAGCACTTATTAGAAGAAGAATTCGTGATGAAAGATTGCGGTTTGAAATTTTAAAAGTAGGGGAAAGGTCAAAAACAGATATTTGTCTTGCCTATGTTGAGGATGTGGCCGACCCAGGTTTAATCAAAGTCATAAAAAAAGAACTTAACACGATAAAAATTGATGGATTAACAATGGCTGATAAATCAGTTGAAGAATTTCTTGTCAAACAAGGCTATAATCCATTTCCGCTTGTTCGCTATACGGAGCGAGCTGATGTAGCAGCTAACCATTTGCTTGAGGGACATGTTATTATTATGGTCGACACGTCTCCAAGTGTCATTATTACTCCTACGACCTTTTTCCATCATGTACAGCATGCCGAAGAATATCGTCAAGCACCTGCTGTAGGAACATTTCTCCGCTGGGTGCGCTTTTTAGGGATCGTCGCATCGATATTTTTGCTGCCTTTATGGCTGCTATTTGTTCTTGAACCTTCTTTGCTGCCAAAAAACTTAGCTTACATAGGGCCGAACGAACAAAAAAACATCCCTGTTGTGATCCAACTATTTTTAGCAGATTTAGGGGTTGAATTTATGAGAATGGCTGCCATTCATACCCCGACAGCTTTATCTGTCGCGATGGGATTAATTGCGGCTGTATTAATTGGCGAAATTGCGATTGAAGTTGGTTTATTCGTTCCAGAGGTCATATTATATGTTTCTATTGCTGCGATCGGTACGTTTACAACACCAAGCTACGAATTAAGTGTTGCCAATAAAATGGTCAGACTGTTTTTATTAATACTCGTTTCGATCTTCCATATACCAGGTTTTGTTATAGGCAGTACTTTATACGTTCTATTGTTGGCAAGTGTTCGTTCCTTAAATACACCTTATTTATGGCCTTTTATTCCATTTAATGCGAAAGCGCTTTGGCAAGTTCTTGTGAGAACATCAGTACCGGGAGCTAAGCTACGTCCTAGCATCGTTCATCCCCAAAACGTTAAAAAGCAGCCGTCTTAGCATGCCATCCCCCGTTTGCCCATTTCTTTACAATCAAAATAGGTCATTGAAACGCTCCCCATTTTATGATAATGTAATTTTAACTATTTAAAGGATGAAGGAATGGGTAATGTTTTGAATAAACAAGGGGGCAGCAAAATGTATTTACATGGTACGAGTAGAGTGAATGAAAAAGGGCATTTAGAAATCGGCGGAGTCGATACGGTCGATTTAGTGGAACAATATGGAACCCCTTTATATGTATATGATGTCGCCTTAATTCGTAAGAGAGCTAGAGAGTTTAAAAATACTTTTGAAGAATTAGGAATTAAAGCTCAAGTAGCGTATGCAAGCAAAGCGTTCTCCTCTATTGCGATCGTACAGTTGGCACATGAGGAAGGCTTGTCTCTTGATGTCGTTTCAGGAGGGGAGCTTTATACAGCATTAAAGGCTGGATTTCCACCTAATAAGATTCATTTTCATGGAAATAATAAAAGTGTAGAAGAAATAACGATGGCCTTGGAAGCGAAAATTGGCTGCATAGTTGTTGACAATTTTCATGAAATCGATTTATTAAAAGAGTTAACGAAACAATTGTCTCAAAAAGTAGATATTTTGTTGCGTGTGACACCAGGAGTCGAAGCGCATACACATGATTATATTACAACAGGACAAGAGGATTCGAAATTCGGT
This window harbors:
- a CDS encoding stage V sporulation protein AF (product_source=KO:K06408; ko=KO:K06408; pfam=PF03323; transmembrane_helix_parts=Inside_1_287,TMhelix_288_310,Outside_311_348,TMhelix_349_371,Inside_372_377,TMhelix_378_400,Outside_401_414,TMhelix_415_437,Inside_438_488) — protein: MGDNKTPISPNLPENESFFKKHIGLGESFDLGVRKFKIIQKQLHLYYVNGLCDTQYIIDLLRQLTEINDHEKESSKVKEIIENRLIHQQVSEIKTLDEAVDQLLSGLIVIIIEGYDFGFVVDVRSYPGRQPEEPDTEKVVRGARDGFVENIIVNTALIRRRIRDERLRFEILKVGERSKTDICLAYVEDVADPGLIKVIKKELNTIKIDGLTMADKSVEEFLVKQGYNPFPLVRYTERADVAANHLLEGHVIIMVDTSPSVIITPTTFFHHVQHAEEYRQAPAVGTFLRWVRFLGIVASIFLLPLWLLFVLEPSLLPKNLAYIGPNEQKNIPVVIQLFLADLGVEFMRMAAIHTPTALSVAMGLIAAVLIGEIAIEVGLFVPEVILYVSIAAIGTFTTPSYELSVANKMVRLFLLILVSIFHIPGFVIGSTLYVLLLASVRSLNTPYLWPFIPFNAKALWQVLVRTSVPGAKLRPSIVHPQNVKKQPS